Proteins encoded by one window of Flagellimonas lutaonensis:
- a CDS encoding alpha-ketoglutarate-dependent dioxygenase AlkB family protein has translation MGWPSAENTKLALVDADIRYYPHFLTASEADCFFDRLLQNIEWRHDDITIFGKTYKQPRLTALYGNNGKPYSYSNIVMWPHSFIEPLTTIKERIEKVAKVEFTTCLLNLYRDGKDSNGWHSDDEKELGRNPVIASVSLGEERYFHLRHKKNKSLKSKLLLQHGSLLLMQGETQHNWQHQIPKTAKRIGPRINLTFRVIV, from the coding sequence ATGGGGTGGCCGTCTGCGGAAAATACCAAACTCGCCCTTGTCGATGCCGATATTCGTTACTATCCACATTTTTTAACCGCAAGCGAAGCAGATTGTTTCTTTGACAGGCTTCTACAAAATATAGAATGGCGGCATGATGACATCACCATTTTCGGCAAAACCTACAAACAGCCCAGGTTGACGGCGCTCTATGGCAATAACGGCAAGCCGTATTCCTATTCAAACATCGTTATGTGGCCACATTCTTTTATTGAGCCATTGACCACTATCAAAGAAAGAATCGAGAAGGTCGCCAAGGTTGAATTTACCACCTGCCTATTGAACCTGTACCGAGATGGAAAAGACAGCAACGGGTGGCATTCAGATGATGAGAAAGAACTGGGCCGAAATCCGGTGATCGCCTCTGTGAGCTTAGGTGAAGAACGTTATTTTCACCTTAGGCACAAAAAGAATAAATCACTGAAAAGCAAGCTGTTGTTGCAACACGGAAGCCTATTGCTGATGCAGGGAGAAACCCAGCATAATTGGCAGCATCAGATACCCAAAACAGCCAAACGAATAGGGCCACGGATCAATTTGACCTTTCGGGTCATTGTCTGA
- a CDS encoding AraC family transcriptional regulator: MTIVKHKPAFESISPTFGHSFTYQKFDKNKSNTNKSWHYHPELELVYVNGGSGKRQIGSHISYYTDGDLILIGSNLPHCGFTDKLTGNESETVIQMKLDFLGNDFFNIPEMEKIKKLFEMSKSGIAFSGKTKRKIGEKMEIMEYQTHFQRLLSILNILNELGSSTEYKILNAESFSMPAEVKDNDRINLVFNHVKSHFKEEISLDEMADMVSMTVPSFCRYFKKITNKTFTQFVNEYRLVHASKLLAEQPMSITEVCYESGFNNFSHFNKSFKAFTGQNPSEYRNQLKAVLQ, encoded by the coding sequence ATGACGATCGTGAAGCACAAACCGGCTTTTGAATCCATATCACCAACTTTTGGGCATTCGTTTACCTACCAGAAGTTCGACAAGAACAAATCGAATACCAATAAAAGTTGGCATTACCACCCAGAACTGGAGTTGGTCTATGTAAACGGTGGTTCGGGCAAGCGCCAAATAGGTAGCCATATTTCTTACTATACCGATGGTGACCTTATTCTTATAGGCTCTAACTTGCCCCATTGCGGATTTACCGATAAGCTGACCGGCAACGAGAGTGAAACCGTCATTCAAATGAAATTGGATTTTCTTGGGAACGACTTTTTTAATATCCCAGAAATGGAAAAAATAAAAAAGCTCTTTGAGATGTCGAAGAGCGGTATTGCCTTCTCTGGAAAGACCAAGCGCAAAATTGGTGAAAAAATGGAGATCATGGAGTACCAGACCCACTTTCAGCGGCTACTTTCCATACTCAATATTTTGAACGAACTTGGTAGTTCTACCGAGTATAAAATACTGAATGCCGAAAGTTTTTCAATGCCCGCAGAGGTCAAAGACAACGACCGTATCAATTTGGTGTTCAACCATGTAAAGTCACATTTCAAAGAAGAGATATCGCTTGATGAAATGGCAGATATGGTAAGTATGACGGTGCCCTCTTTCTGTAGGTATTTCAAAAAAATCACGAATAAGACCTTTACGCAGTTTGTAAACGAATATCGGTTGGTGCATGCGTCAAAATTGTTGGCCGAGCAACCCATGAGCATCACAGAGGTCTGTTACGAAAGCGGGTTCAACAACTTTTCGCATTTTAACAAGTCATTCAAGGCCTTCACCGGGCAAAACCCATCTGAATACCGAAATCAGTTAAAAGCAGTACTGCAATAA
- a CDS encoding MOSC domain-containing protein, with protein sequence MKIIATNIGKATTITWNGKQQSTGIYKYPTTQPILLQQEQVAHDTVADKRVHGGTFKACYLFSADQYPYWKEKYPGLEWDWGMFGENLTVAGLDENKLIVGSTYRIGGAVVQITQPREPCYKLGIRFCNQQILKEFIVHGHPGTYVRVLQNGNVKAGDTFELIMAPTPSLTTKQFFDLLFAKDKDRQLVKMAVENEALPLSKRERLKKYL encoded by the coding sequence ATGAAAATCATCGCCACCAATATTGGGAAAGCAACAACCATTACTTGGAATGGTAAACAACAGTCAACGGGTATTTATAAATATCCGACAACACAACCCATACTATTGCAACAAGAGCAGGTTGCCCATGACACGGTAGCCGATAAAAGGGTACACGGTGGCACTTTTAAGGCCTGTTATCTGTTTTCAGCAGATCAGTATCCCTACTGGAAAGAAAAGTATCCCGGTCTGGAATGGGATTGGGGCATGTTCGGTGAGAATTTAACGGTGGCCGGCCTAGACGAAAACAAGCTTATTGTCGGAAGTACCTATCGTATCGGTGGTGCCGTTGTACAGATTACCCAACCCCGCGAGCCATGCTACAAATTAGGAATTAGGTTCTGCAACCAACAGATCCTGAAAGAATTTATTGTGCATGGCCACCCCGGCACTTATGTCAGGGTTTTGCAGAATGGCAACGTTAAAGCAGGCGATACCTTTGAATTAATTATGGCACCTACCCCCTCTTTGACCACAAAACAGTTTTTTGACCTTTTGTTCGCCAAGGACAAGGATAGGCAACTGGTTAAAATGGCCGTTGAAAACGAGGCCTTGCCCCTTTCGAAACGGGAGCGCCTGAAAAAATATCTATAA
- a CDS encoding helix-turn-helix domain-containing protein, protein MELNYNFISFLDAVGFIQGLTLGSIILIMNRNRHKSTFYLGLFLIVFSLKLLHYIANGIALEKYHPSLFLVPFNFSWLLFPLFFIYCQKISFFSDQKTNYWVLVPGILSFIAQLIIFLMPYQTRLIIAQSVWYEFLFTYLGIFYSWSIGLWNLVMLNRHKLEIQNYYSLVESKELNWAKTFLIYSLLSSLIIHILYYYDPDNYYFRLIFAIFDLIAISWVSVFGLQQQNTHTVLSENKFENNFGKVEAQIQNEEAKPDMADLKRTLTKIDHIMENEKLFLKKDLTIIDIAKKLQMHPKKISNAINTITNQNFNIYVNNYRVDEAKRLLKNFNKLNLSIDGIGNESGFKSKSAFYGSFKKVTDITPTTYKIRFDKKADK, encoded by the coding sequence ATGGAATTGAACTACAATTTCATCTCTTTTTTAGATGCTGTCGGTTTTATACAGGGCCTTACCCTAGGTTCAATAATTCTTATAATGAACAGGAACAGGCACAAAAGCACCTTCTATTTGGGCCTTTTTCTAATTGTTTTTTCACTTAAGCTACTGCACTATATTGCAAATGGCATAGCGCTGGAAAAATATCATCCGAGTTTATTTTTGGTTCCTTTCAATTTTTCTTGGTTGCTATTCCCTTTGTTCTTTATCTATTGCCAAAAAATATCATTTTTTTCGGACCAAAAAACCAATTATTGGGTTTTGGTTCCCGGCATATTGTCGTTTATTGCCCAACTCATCATTTTTCTGATGCCCTATCAAACAAGACTCATAATTGCCCAGAGTGTATGGTATGAATTTCTATTTACCTATTTAGGAATATTTTATTCTTGGAGTATAGGCCTTTGGAATTTGGTGATGTTGAACCGCCATAAACTTGAGATCCAAAATTATTATTCATTGGTCGAGTCAAAGGAATTGAACTGGGCGAAAACATTCTTGATCTATAGTTTATTAAGTTCGTTAATAATACACATCCTATATTATTATGATCCGGATAATTACTATTTCAGATTGATATTTGCGATTTTTGATTTAATCGCGATTTCATGGGTGTCGGTATTTGGTTTGCAACAACAGAATACCCATACTGTTTTGAGTGAGAACAAATTTGAAAACAATTTTGGTAAAGTTGAGGCTCAAATCCAAAATGAAGAGGCAAAACCAGATATGGCCGATTTAAAGCGTACGCTTACTAAAATCGATCACATCATGGAAAATGAAAAATTATTCCTTAAGAAAGACCTTACCATTATTGATATTGCCAAAAAATTACAAATGCATCCAAAAAAAATATCCAATGCCATCAATACGATAACAAATCAAAATTTCAACATTTATGTTAATAATTATCGTGTAGATGAAGCAAAGCGGCTTTTGAAAAACTTCAATAAATTGAATTTAAGCATTGACGGAATTGGAAATGAATCAGGATTTAAAAGTAAAAGTGCCTTTTATGGTTCATTTAAAAAAGTTACTGACATAACCCCAACAACCTATAAAATTCGATTTGATAAAAAAGCTGATAAGTAG
- a CDS encoding MauE/DoxX family redox-associated membrane protein translates to MSTPWHLSLMAVMYIIAGIMHFVFPRAYMRIMPRYLPQHRLLVYVSGLVEIALGVGLCFSATKKPSIYGIIAMLTVFLLVHFYMLSDEKASAGIPKWVLVLRIPLQFGLIYWAWFYL, encoded by the coding sequence ATGAGCACCCCCTGGCATCTATCTCTTATGGCCGTCATGTACATTATTGCCGGTATCATGCATTTTGTTTTTCCAAGGGCCTATATGCGCATCATGCCCAGGTACCTGCCACAGCACAGGTTATTGGTATATGTGAGCGGCTTGGTGGAGATTGCCTTGGGTGTCGGACTGTGTTTTTCGGCCACCAAAAAGCCCTCAATCTATGGCATCATTGCCATGTTGACGGTTTTTCTGTTGGTTCATTTCTATATGCTATCAGATGAAAAAGCCTCGGCAGGTATTCCCAAATGGGTGCTCGTACTGCGAATACCCCTGCAGTTCGGATTAATTTATTGGGCTTGGTTTTATTTATAA
- the htpG gene encoding molecular chaperone HtpG, with product MATGKINVSVENIFPLIKKFLYSDHEIFLRELISNATDATLKLKHLVSIGEAKVELGDPIIEVKIDKKGKKIHIIDQGIGMTEEEVKKYINEVAFSGAEEFLDKYKDAGKDAGIIGHFGLGFYSAFMVANKVEIITKSYKDEPAVHWTCDGSPEFTIKKAKKEDRGTEIILHIADDSTEFLEDARIRELLLKYNKFMPVPIKFGTRTETLPKPEGAKEDDPAPTKEVDNIINNPNPAWTKKPTELKDEDYKNFYRELYAMQFEEPLFHIHLNVDYPFNLTGILYFPKLTTDINIQKDRIQLYQNQVFVTDNVEGIVPEFLTMLRGVIDSPDIPLNVSRSYLQADGAVKKISSYITKKVADKLNSLFKNNREDFEKKWNDIKVVIEYGMLSEEKFFEKAEKFALYPTVDGEYLTFEELEKKIKDDQTDKDGKMVILYASDKEEQHSYIEAAKAKGYEVLLMDSPIVSHFMQKLETTKEKISFARVDADHIDNLIKKEDSAISKLSDEEKDRLKEELEKVVGEKSNYTIQLEAMDSTAQPFIITEPEFMRRMKEMQQTGGGMFGMGNMPDMYNLVVNTNHELVGQILNTKTAKKRERLINQSLDLARLSKGLLKGEELTKFISRSYEMIK from the coding sequence ATGGCAACAGGTAAAATCAATGTTTCAGTAGAGAACATTTTTCCGCTGATCAAAAAATTCTTGTACAGTGACCATGAAATCTTCTTGCGTGAATTGATTTCAAACGCCACAGACGCTACCCTGAAGCTCAAGCACTTGGTTTCGATAGGCGAGGCAAAGGTTGAGTTGGGCGACCCGATTATCGAGGTAAAAATCGATAAGAAGGGCAAAAAAATACACATCATTGACCAAGGTATCGGTATGACCGAGGAAGAGGTTAAAAAGTACATCAACGAGGTGGCCTTTTCTGGTGCCGAAGAATTTTTGGACAAGTACAAGGATGCCGGTAAAGATGCGGGCATCATCGGCCACTTCGGCCTAGGTTTCTACTCAGCCTTTATGGTGGCCAACAAAGTAGAGATCATCACCAAGAGCTACAAAGATGAGCCAGCAGTGCACTGGACCTGTGATGGTTCACCAGAGTTCACCATCAAAAAAGCCAAAAAAGAAGACAGGGGCACCGAGATCATTCTGCACATTGCCGATGATTCGACCGAGTTTTTGGAAGATGCCAGAATTCGTGAACTGTTGTTGAAATACAATAAGTTCATGCCAGTGCCCATTAAGTTTGGTACACGAACAGAAACGCTACCGAAGCCCGAAGGGGCCAAAGAAGACGATCCGGCACCCACCAAAGAGGTCGATAATATTATCAACAACCCGAACCCGGCATGGACCAAGAAGCCCACAGAGCTTAAAGACGAAGATTACAAAAATTTCTATCGTGAACTGTACGCCATGCAGTTCGAGGAACCTTTGTTCCATATTCACCTGAATGTGGATTACCCCTTCAATTTGACGGGAATTCTGTATTTCCCCAAGTTGACTACAGACATCAACATTCAAAAAGACCGTATTCAACTGTACCAGAACCAGGTTTTTGTGACCGATAATGTTGAGGGCATTGTACCCGAGTTCTTGACCATGTTACGAGGGGTCATTGACTCACCCGATATTCCGCTCAACGTTTCACGATCATACCTGCAGGCTGACGGGGCGGTGAAGAAAATATCATCGTACATCACCAAAAAGGTGGCCGACAAGCTCAACTCGCTCTTCAAGAACAACCGTGAGGATTTCGAGAAAAAGTGGAACGATATCAAAGTCGTGATCGAGTACGGAATGCTCTCAGAAGAGAAGTTCTTTGAAAAGGCCGAAAAATTTGCCCTCTACCCTACTGTAGATGGTGAATACCTGACCTTTGAAGAGTTGGAGAAGAAAATTAAGGATGACCAGACCGATAAAGACGGTAAAATGGTCATCTTGTACGCTTCTGACAAAGAAGAGCAGCACAGCTATATTGAAGCGGCCAAGGCAAAGGGGTACGAAGTGCTGTTGATGGATTCTCCCATCGTATCGCACTTCATGCAGAAACTGGAGACCACCAAAGAGAAGATCTCTTTCGCCCGTGTCGATGCCGACCATATCGACAACCTCATCAAAAAAGAGGATAGTGCCATCTCTAAACTCTCCGATGAGGAAAAAGACCGTTTGAAAGAGGAATTGGAAAAAGTGGTGGGCGAAAAAAGCAACTACACCATTCAATTGGAAGCTATGGACAGCACCGCCCAGCCCTTTATTATCACCGAACCCGAGTTTATGCGCCGCATGAAAGAAATGCAGCAAACCGGTGGAGGTATGTTCGGTATGGGCAACATGCCCGACATGTACAACCTGGTGGTGAACACCAACCACGAATTGGTTGGCCAGATACTGAATACCAAAACTGCCAAAAAGCGGGAACGGTTGATCAATCAATCTTTGGATCTGGCACGACTGTCTAAAGGCCTCTTAAAAGGAGAAGAGCTTACGAAGTTTATCAGCAGAAGCTATGAAATGATAAAATAG
- a CDS encoding TetR family transcriptional regulator C-terminal domain-containing protein translates to MATSTKATKVSKEKIIERYMQYVLEHETVPRSIFKFCKEIKIKEEQFYEHFGSFDGLQKEIWKTFFDQTMGFLGKNKEYGAYANREKMLSFFFTFFELLTLNRSYVLFALKEHHSKMESMAQLKGLRSNIKDFATELIQKGNEGKTLKITKQNPVIFSEGAWVQFLFLLKFWMEDSSPRLEKTDMAIEKSVNTIFDLFDNTPLDSIVDFGKFLYKETFA, encoded by the coding sequence ATGGCGACATCAACAAAAGCTACCAAGGTTTCAAAAGAAAAGATCATCGAACGGTACATGCAATATGTCTTGGAACATGAGACCGTACCAAGATCAATTTTCAAGTTCTGTAAGGAAATCAAAATCAAAGAAGAGCAGTTTTACGAACATTTTGGCTCTTTCGATGGCTTGCAAAAAGAGATCTGGAAGACCTTTTTTGACCAGACCATGGGGTTTTTGGGTAAAAACAAAGAATATGGGGCTTATGCCAACAGGGAAAAAATGCTGTCGTTCTTTTTCACATTTTTTGAGCTGTTGACCCTAAACCGGAGCTACGTGCTGTTCGCTTTGAAAGAGCATCACAGCAAAATGGAATCGATGGCCCAGTTGAAAGGGCTACGCTCCAACATCAAAGATTTTGCAACAGAGTTGATTCAAAAAGGCAATGAGGGCAAAACCTTGAAAATAACAAAGCAAAATCCTGTTATTTTTTCTGAAGGTGCATGGGTGCAGTTTTTGTTCTTATTGAAATTTTGGATGGAAGACTCCTCCCCACGGTTGGAGAAGACCGATATGGCCATTGAAAAATCGGTGAATACCATTTTTGACCTATTCGACAATACGCCACTTGACAGTATCGTCGATTTCGGCAAATTTCTCTATAAGGAAACCTTTGCATAA